In the Hermetia illucens chromosome 1, iHerIll2.2.curated.20191125, whole genome shotgun sequence genome, TTCTATCTGTTGATTTCGCGGCGAAATTCCTTTTCCCGCTCTTACAGTCTGCGGATCTAACCGTTATCTTATCTTAGCCCCTTGCACGCTGAACAATCAACCAAACTCTGAGGCAATTCCTTCGTAGgtttgcaatttcagccgtcgGCCAGTGTACAGGTAATTTCCTGGGAcgcagtttccttttgggagcTGATGCATTACAAGCTGCGATGGTAAGACTCATTGTTGGACgaactagcgattcagttgTAGCTCTTCTGTCTGCGCCTGGGTCTTGTTCGCTACTTTGCCCCCCTTGAGAAAGCTTCAACAAATTTTGCAACgtcgattttcccgatgttaGGTAGGTAGATGTTCACCGGAAGGCAGAACATTGGGAAGAGCCGTTTGTCATTTCAAAGGATATGTACTGATAATCACTGGTCGTCAAATCTTCCAGCATCCTCCATCGTTGGACCTCTTAAACTGAGCACCCCGTAGCAAAGGTTTCCTCATAACCAGAGCGTGTAAATGTCGGGGTGCTGCCGGTGTTTAGGACTATAAATCCTGCCCGGCTGGCGGCTTTCTCCAAAATTTGTGTGCCTagagaatctggttgaggcataACCCATACGAAGGCTCTGGCCTTAAAATCTCACTGACTAGAAATCTCCCTTCCATGTTTCTAATCTCGTTCTCCAAGGCGGCGAGCCTAACCCGAAAAGCCTTCATTGATTCATTTGATGTGAGGTAAAGGATGAAAAATGTTGTTTCCGCACAGCGAACCCAAACGCACTCTCAAGTTAACCGTATCTctcacccagatggcagcagtgccaGATATGTTGACATACCACGATCCCGCTGAGAAGCTACaagtcagctcttctttcttACACTATCTGTCCCATCACGTCGTGACCAGTTGCActcctatgcatgtttgcttgcagGATGTGGATGATGGGGCTTGGCTTTTCACTTTCTGTCACTCTTCGTTGAGGACTTAGCAACGCCCAGAACCGGAAACATGAGCCACATCTGCTTTTTGCAGACCTCGGTCCTGGCAAAGGACACAGCACTTTGCCGACTCGCAAGTCCTCGCTTTGTGCCTGGGCTCGCCACATTTTCAAAACGAAGTGCTTCTGTCCTGCATCTTACAAGCACCTGCTACAAGTCCGTATAtccagcacttaaaacaacGGGACTGCCCTTtgccttattctgcaaataatccacccgatctttatttttccgAAATGGAAAGGTTGGATCGCTGTCTTCTAAGGCACAGTGACAATGGCCATTTTTGCTCACATCTGGCAAACTCTTTTTATCTTTCATATTAATGAGACAATCCGAATGCCTTATTTTAGGGACGCACTTACGTTCAAAGCTGGAAGCCATTGCTTTCATGCCTGGAATGTTCTGGACTGTCTCGCAGGACGTACTCTTTTTATGGGCCTTCGACCCTATCACGCAAGTATATCGGACACATTTAACATCTACCCCAGCGTCTTCTGCTTTGACATTGTTGTCGACTTCTCGAAGAAGTTTCGCGAAAGATCCGACTTCATTCGGCTTGATGAGAATGGCCTATGATCGTGGTTTgctccttttctttttatttggcgctgatgttgctgTCGTAGTCGATTTCGACTTTACTACAATGGAGCCACTGCCATCGCTATTCAACCTAAGTTGTGGCTGctgtgtttttcctttttttccataCAGCTTAGTAAACTTGGTTACCACTTCGCAGCGTCCTTGTCGGCAGATCCACGCAGTTTTCCCCTCGCCTGCTTTTGACCCTTGTTTGTCTTCCCTCCGAGAACACTGCATTTTGTGCAACTAGGGGTTGCACTAGAGATGTGCTTTTTCCTCAGCTCCTCTTCGGCTATCTTCCAGGAGTTTCCACCAGTGCAATAAGgtccagcagttcttccatcgcCATTTTTGGCATCCATAGAAATGTTTCACAGGATGATGGTAGCCACTTTCATTTTACATAGGACCACTCAAAACTTCTTGACAAACCTTTCTTCCTCTATCTTTGTCTCTCATCtgagctcatctgaagtggctctgccacgaagcctcaccggaggttatctggtaccatggaaaccggaatggccctctgagagcatatgctccaggagaaatcctggaggatgtgctcttggCCCGGTTAActgcagttggccccctagtgggagtttcatggtggttgtggttatgcctacatcgcgggcagagctcctcggagttcaagcgtggagttgcgctgtacaacccgGGTGCCGTACccgttagttgcggcagaggtgttagataggcctcgcatccactggtatgaatgctgagcctgcactcagtataaaccaggaccgctgtgcttgcatggcggggctctgattgtagtcccaaaatcaatccgtgtccgaaaaggaccgtgggattaagccttcacggcaggtactcacgttaaacccccaggactttctacCTTTGTCTTTCCGATGGGAACCATCCTCTCCTCTCATCCACCAGATTGGAGGGTTCGTCACCCATTTTTCCTGACAAAACCTTGTCACGCAACTCGGAGTTTACCATCTTTTCTGTTCTATTCCCTTTATTTGAACCCTTTCCTTTTTCGAACTCGGATTCCTCTACAGTGTCACTCCGTTTTTCACTTTCAATTGCCTTCACCGTTGAGACAATTGGTCTTTCAACTTTTTCAGTAGTGACCATCGTAACTTCTTGGAAAAGTGTGTAGAATATCCCATTTTAGCTGCGAGAAGCAGTGAGCGTGGTGTATTGTTgctccttctaaaaatttcgACTATTGCGGGTTGTGGCGACGTAATTATCTATCCCGAGACTATGTCGAGATCGGGGAGtggaaatagacttcgagctccgtgAAAAGCACACCGAAAAAGTCAGCATTACGTGTTTCGTATGACGCATTACGAAGAAGGATATCTACAggggcggagcagtccattaggCCAGTAGAAAGTTTGAAGAGGGTGCAAAGATTGAGGAAAATTCTACATTCTAGGAGGTAAGGGAGCCGAAATGTAAAGAGGCGGGCGGGATAGTCAACACGGGGGATGTTCATCTTAAAGAAGAGCGAGCGGGTGAATTTGCGCTGTATCTTCTCtggggcaagacaatcacaattacaGAAGGAGTATCaaatcacggaacaatactcaAGATACTTCTCACGACggagttaaaaagcattatggAGGATTGGACGGAGGTGAAATCAGTACAGAAACGCGGTATGAAACCTGACATTTTGAAAGCACGGTTGGTGATATCGAAGTAGTGGCTGTCAAAACGGATTTTTTCGTCGAAGGTTACGCCCAGCTCGAGGATAGAGTTCAGATAGgacagagagcaaccaccaaGACAGTAGGAGAAAACGGTAGGAGAGGTTTTAAGCCAGTAacacatcgagtggcatttgctgacattaagaACCAACTTTTTAACTGTGCACCAATGGACTAAAGTATCCAGATTTGCCCCAGGAAAATGCAATCCATGGGGgacgaaacagaggaaaacagcTCGAGGTCATCGACGTATAACAAGCAGGGACAAGTGATTAATAAAGAATAGAAATAAAAGAGGTCCTAGAATGGGTCCTTGTGGTACACCATAGGGGGGGGGAAAAAGAActagaagtgcaaccatcaaaggaaacgATGCAGGATCGGAAGGATAGGTAGAaggcaagccatgtaataagtGATGGAGGAATATTGAGAGAGGCGAGTTTGGACAATAGTATCTCGTGGTTAACAGTATCGAAGGCCTTAGAAAAATCGGTGTAAATGACGTGGACTTCTTGCCGAGAGTTGAagcatttggccacaaagttggtgaagtccagAAGATTGGTAGCAGTGGATCGACGTTTGACGAAGCCGTGCTGTTCCTTAGATATAAGGTGGTCGAAATGGGTGATCAACCAGTCTTTGACGCACGTCTTGAAGATCTTAGAGCAGGATGAAAGGAGAGAAATAAGgtggtaattctcagcaagggTATGGTCACCGCCTGGGTATGGAAAAAATAACGGCTTCTTTCCGCAGGCTGGCACAGACAGACgaggctcttattgaaaataatgcggAATGGAAGCGAAAAGAAATTTGAATGTTTATTTAGGAAAAGGTTAGGAAGACCATCGGGGccgggtccgacattggcattgGCTGACAAGGTTgttaggaggggggggggggggcgtggtGGTCTTAGGAGATCCGGCGAAAGCTGTACTCAAAAAGGGGAGAGGGGAAGAAGGGGGACAGGAATTATGCACCGAGGAGAAGTAACTGCAAAGTATATCACAGGATAGCTGAGATAAGGTAGCAGTGGAGCCAGATAATTTGATGAAACTGGGAGGGAACTGGGAGGCATTGTGGACGTTACagatgtgagaccagaaagaATTCAAGTTACTACGCGCCAATTTGACTTCAACACTGTCCAGATAATCTTTCCTAGACTTAACTATCGCCGATTTAACTAAAGTTCGCAGAGCGCTGAAATGGTCATAGTCTGCACGACTTCCGGTggataaaaatttttttctcgcAGCTTGCTTCAGACGAAGTTTTTTATGGATGAACCATAATGGGTAGGAGCTCAGGGATTTGGGGGAGGAAGGAACGTAACTAGGAAGGAGGTCagacagaatggaataaaaggagAGGAGGGCTTGGTCGCTGATTAATGGTGAGAGAATGGGAgctcagttgattgacgccagagcTAAGTTCAAACCCTCAAAATTGACCTTATGAAAGTTGAGCTTAGAGGGCTTGCGCATGGTATGGGAATTGAAGTGTGACAATTTTACCACGAACTCAAGAGCAGGACGGCGGGCATCAGGAGCAACATAGGAAAGAACAAGAAAAGATTGAGAATGGAGTCATTCAAACATATTGGCGAGGACTAAATCGAGAGTGCGATTTAGATGGTTTGTGGTGCGGTTGAACTAAAGAGTagcacaggtgttcatgaaagtgaataaagggAGAGACAGATGAGAGGAACAAATTGGAAGTTGTGGCGGACCGGGAATGTTAGGTCAGGAGAGCAAAGGGAGATTAAACTCACCACATACAATGAAGGGAAGAGAGGGGAGAGTTACAGGAAGGACTTCCGAAAGGCTGTCGAAGAATTCATCATAGAGATAGAAGGGACTGAGGCAAGGGAAGTCTACGCAAGATATAATAAAAGGACCAGCgttgatgggggggggggggggggatgtggGGGCTGCTAACAGTCATTGCCAAATCATTCACTCCCTGAAAATATGCCTATCCAATACCTCATCCCTTCCTTTTAATTTCAGCCAACTCTTCATAGCAGCAAGTCCTTCCCATTGGTGCCGAATACCAGAATTGGAACCATGGGTTCACGATTACCCCGATCTAGTTCGAAACCTGAGTATACCATTCATCTACAAGGATAACACTTTCAAATTTGCTGAGTGTAAGATGTATGCCAGAAATTACACAGATTTAGTTCGTTTCCTAGAGTCCCGGTCACCTCAGGATTTACAACACCACGATGCAAAGGATTTTGGGTACCCAATAAACGCGCCTATTGTTGATTGCAAATACGGTTGGAAATATGACCACAGTATCTTTCCGAATACAGTAGTCACGGAGGTGAGTGATaagaaaaaaagttttcaaCCATGTGATCTtagtaatttcaaatttgatacTTTAGCTAATTTCAAGTAGTTAAATTTTTAGTGGGACTTGGTTTGCGATAACAATTTTTACGTGACATTGGCTCTGGTATTATTCGGTGTTGGAGGCCTATTGGGCAACTATATTTTTGGATATCTCCAGGATATGTGGGGCCGACGACCTTCTTTCTATGTTTACTTAATTATAGAGGTTATATCATGTGCATTGAGTGCTGTGGCATGGAACTTCCCAATTTGGCTCGGATTGCGATTCATTGTTGGTATTACGGTCCCAGCAATCCTGTCCAGTCCTTACGTTTTAGGTGAGGTTTAATAGTACTCAATAACAATCATGATAAGTTAgttgaaattttacttttttggttctatttcaCAGCGATTGAGCTAGTTGGTCCGAATAAGAGAGTATTTTGCACAATTGTTTCCAACATCGCCTATTCTATCGGATTAGTGCTCCTAGCTGGAATCGTCTACGTTGTTAGAGACTGGAGATATTTGTCCTTAGCAGTCTCTTTGCCACTACTCATGCTGTTCTCCTGTTTCTTCATACTACCAGAATCACCAAGATGGTTAATAGCTGTTGGAAAATATAAACGGGCTACAAAAATCCTGAAAGTCATGGCCAGATTGAATGGACGACGAGTACCTTCCGATTATGAACATATTTTACGTCAAAAGCTATCGACTCCTGATCTCAATAAACCGGCAATTCACTCTGAAAGATCGTACGGTATTGCAGACCTCTTCCGTACCCCAAATTTACGTAAAAAGACCCTCATTGTAACTTTCATTTGGTTTGCGAACACCAGCGTTTATGTGGGCCTCAGCTACTATGCTCCTGCTTTAGGAGGCGACGAAATCTGGAATTTTTTCTTGGCTGGTGCCGTTGAACTACCAACATACATATTTCTGTGGCCAGGACTGCACTATTTTGGACGACGATGGATACTTTTTTATTCGATGCTCATTGGTGGACTCTCCTGTATATCCACTTTTCTTGTTCAGGACGATCAACTCATAATGCTGGCACTGTACTGCGTCGGAAAGATGGGAATATCATCAGCATTCGTTGTCTTACCACTGATGGCATCAGAATTGTATCCAACAGTTGTCAGGGGTCTAGGGATGAGTTTCAGTTCAGTCATAGCTATGATCGGTCCCATTGTTATACCAATTATCAACCACATGGTAAGTCTATATTCCTGGAACTAGGACCTCCAACTTTTTCAGATCTACTTCTTAAAACAATCTTAACATTTCAGGGTGAACATATGCTCGTTTTACCACTGATGATAATGGGTGGTGTCCTAACCTTGGGCGGTATCGCAAGCCTATTCCTGCCTGAGACCAAAGGAAGGCCTTTGCCACAAACTTTGGAGGATGGTGAAAGCGTTTTCGTAGGTATATGTTCGTGCTGTAAGCCGTTGGCAAAAACAACCTCGGTATCAACAATTGCagtggaaaaagaaaatgaaatacaaaataatgatgccactcgcaaagccaTATGTAGTATATGCCAAGGGGAAATAAAAAATAGAACAATTTAGCGATTAAGTCAATTAATTGTTGTTTCATAAATGTCTGTACataaattgtatatattttagTAAAGTTTGTTGACCGAATAAAgtgcaaaattatttttatatactccacaaaacgaaagatttaaaCGAGTAACCTGATCAATTattaaatgaaatgatcgccttttGTCCCAGaagatcatcattatcatcatcaacggcgcaacactcggtatccggtctaggcctggcttaataaggaactccagacatcccagttccgaggtccaccaattcgatattcctaaaagttgtctggtgtcctggcctacgccatcgttccatctcaggcagggttttcctcgtctttttttcaaccatagacattgccattatagactttccgggctggatcatcctcatccatacggattaagtgacctgcccactgtaacctattgagccggattttatccacaacatcacggtcatggtatcgctcatagatttcgtcgttatataggctacggaatcgtccaaccttatgtagggggccaaaaattcttcgaaggattcttctctcgaacgcggccaagagttcgcaattattcttgataagaacccaagtttcccaggaatacatgaggactggcaagatcattgccttgtacagtaagagctttgaccctatggtgagacgtttcgagcggaacagtttttgtaagctgaaataggtcctgttgacagccaacaaccgtacgcggatttcaacatcgtagctgttaccggttgtaattttcgaccctagataggagaaggtaggtaggcatcagtggccgctccgaggagctcaattagcgctttggtgcgacgttttgatgccacaaactcctaagaccgtgactattgttataggaacagggaagcagagtccagctggctcggatcttcagagccagcccgtagcattcacgaaggaaagcagctctccgaccctgcagctagaaatctcactgaggtccccaaagaatggtttacccagtgtccgcagc is a window encoding:
- the LOC119647206 gene encoding beta-alanine transporter, whose amino-acid sequence is MNFETILEEVGSFGLYQKLVICAVILPANLPCAFHAYSQLFIAASPSHWCRIPELEPWVHDYPDLVRNLSIPFIYKDNTFKFAECKMYARNYTDLVRFLESRSPQDLQHHDAKDFGYPINAPIVDCKYGWKYDHSIFPNTVVTEWDLVCDNNFYVTLALVLFGVGGLLGNYIFGYLQDMWGRRPSFYVYLIIEVISCALSAVAWNFPIWLGLRFIVGITVPAILSSPYVLAIELVGPNKRVFCTIVSNIAYSIGLVLLAGIVYVVRDWRYLSLAVSLPLLMLFSCFFILPESPRWLIAVGKYKRATKILKVMARLNGRRVPSDYEHILRQKLSTPDLNKPAIHSERSYGIADLFRTPNLRKKTLIVTFIWFANTSVYVGLSYYAPALGGDEIWNFFLAGAVELPTYIFLWPGLHYFGRRWILFYSMLIGGLSCISTFLVQDDQLIMLALYCVGKMGISSAFVVLPLMASELYPTVVRGLGMSFSSVIAMIGPIVIPIINHMGEHMLVLPLMIMGGVLTLGGIASLFLPETKGRPLPQTLEDGESVFVGICSCCKPLAKTTSVSTIAVEKENEIQNNDATRKAICSICQGEIKNRTI